From Panicum hallii strain FIL2 chromosome 2, PHallii_v3.1, whole genome shotgun sequence, a single genomic window includes:
- the LOC112881831 gene encoding 40S ribosomal protein S13-1-like: protein MGRMYGPGKGMSSSVLPYARSAPGWVRSSAAEVEDAIVRAAKKGQLPSQIGTLLRDAHGVPLVHGVTGRKILRVLRARGLAPEVPEDLYFLIKKAVAIRKHLDRNRTDVDAKFRLILVESRVHRLTRYYRRAKKIPASWKYESITASTLVA from the coding sequence ATGGGCCGCATGTACGGCCCCGGGAAGGGCATGTCCTCGTCGGTGCTGCCCTACGCTCGCTCCGCGCCCGGGTGGGTCAGGTCGTccgcggcggaggtggaggacGCGATCGTGCGCGCCGCCAAGAAGGGCCAGCTGCCGTCGCAGATCGGCACGCTGCTCCGCGACGCGCACGGCGTGCCGCTGGTCCACGGCGTCACGGGCCGCAAGATCCTTCGCGTGCTCAGGGCCCGCGGCCTCGCGCCGGAGGTGCCCGAGGACCTCTACTTCCTCATCAAGAAGGCCGTCGCGATCAGGAAGCACCTGGACAGGAACCGGACGGACGTGGACGCCAAGTTCCGCCTCATCCTCGTCGAGAGCAGGGTCCACCGCCTCACCCGCTACTACCGCCGCGCGAAGAAGATCCCCGCCTCCTGGAAGTACGAGTCCATCACCGCGAGCACTCTGGTGGCTTGA
- the LOC112882689 gene encoding uncharacterized protein LOC112882689 — protein MASLVHQASMPARAMAACDEELVPQGFSCFGRSLSRASSSSRLEYRGLQQQQPEQGEERRAAQDARSARAKLRWKAVAQEIMAKGGGSGARRRRQQQQQLAAFSYDSRSYALNFDQGAAE, from the coding sequence ATGGCCAGCCTCGTGCACCAGGCGTCCATGCCGGCGAGGGCGATGGCGGCGTGCGACGAGGAGCTGGTGCCGCAGGGCTTCAGCTGCTTCGGCCGCTCGCTGTCGCGGGCGTCGTCGTCGAGCCGGCTGGAGTACAgggggctgcagcagcagcagccggagCAGGGCGAGGAGAGGCGCGCCGCGCAGGACGCGCGGTCGGCGCGCGCCAAGCTGCGCTGGAAGGCCGTGGCGCAAGAGATCATGGCCAAGGGCGGTggcagcggcgcgcggcggaggaggcagcagcagcagcagctggcgGCGTTCAGCTACGACTCCCGGAGCTATGCGCTCAACTTCGACCAGGGCGCCGCCGAGTAG
- the LOC112879349 gene encoding adenylyl-sulfate kinase 3 isoform X1, translating into MDAPRAARLAVAARPPSPRAPARFPFASSTAPRRAGWWWCLRDPRADSSGGGSTFPSPGRCTRLALAHRNRKSPAANLGLPPPRPPRSPAAGIGRVTGDGGCEGRPLVECAGDRQTQEPAGVVEEKASEMSSTVPKSSNIFWHDCAVGKADRQKLLKQKGCVVWITGLSGSGKSTLACTLGRELHTRGKLAYVLDGDNLRHGLNKDLGFKAEDRVENIRRVGEVAKLFADAGLVCIASLISPYRRDREACRALLSDGSFVEVFLNMSLELCEARDPKGLYKLARAGKIKGFTGIDDPYEAPLNCEIEIKEVDGVCPTPSDMAGQVVTYLEEKGFLHE; encoded by the exons ATGGACGCCCCACGAGCGGCACGCCTCGCGGTCGCGGCGCGCCCACCCAGCCCGCGTGCCCCGGCCCGCTTCCCGttcgcctcctccaccgcaccgcggcgcgcggggtggtggtggtgccttCGCGATCCCCGTGCCGATTCCAGCGGAGGTGGGAGCACCTTTCCCTCCCCTGGCCGCTGCACGCGCCTCGCGCTCGCGCACCGGAACCGGAAGAGCCCCGCCGCGAATCTAGGGTTGCCTCCGCCCCGTCCCCCGAGATCCCCAGCCGCCGGGATTGGGAGGGTAACAGGCGACGGAGGCTGCGAGGGACGCCCCCTCGTCGAATGCGCCGGTGACCGGCAGACTCAGGAGCCCGCAGGAG TAGTTGAGGAGAAAGCTTCAGAAATGTCATCCACTGTGCCAAAGTCATCAAATATCTTCTGGCATGATTGCGCCGTTGGCAAGGCTGATCGTCAGAAGCTACTCAAGCAGAAAGGTTGTGTTGTCTGGATTACAGGCCTTAGTGGTTCAG GTAAAAGTACCTTGGCATGTACATTAGGCCGAGAGCTCCATACAAGAGGGAAGCTTGCATATGTTCTCGATGGTGATAACTTAAGACATGGACTAAACAAGGATCTTGGCTTTAAAGCTGAAGATCGTGTTGAAAATATAAGAAGAGTTG GTGAGGTAGCAAAGTTATTTGCAGATGCGGGCCTCGTATGTATTGCAAGTTTGATATCTCCATATAGGAGAGATCGTGAAGCTTGCCGTGCATTATTGTCTGATGGTAGCTTTGTTGAA GTTTTCTTGAATATGTCCTTGGAATTGTGTGAAGCAAGGGATCCGAAGGGTCTTTATAAGCTTGCTCGTGCAGGAAAAATAAAGG GATTTACTGGAATCGATGACCCCTATGAAGCACCACTAAATTGTGAG ATTGAGATCAAGGAAGTGGACGGTGTATGCCCCACACCTTCTGACATGGCGGGACAGGTGGTTACTTACCTTGAGGAGAAAGGCTTCCTGCACGAGTAG
- the LOC112879349 gene encoding adenylyl-sulfate kinase 3 isoform X2: MDAPRAARLAVAARPPSPRAPARFPFASSTAPRRAGWWWCLRDPRADSSGGGSTFPSPGRCTRLALAHRNRKSPAANLGLPPPRPPRSPAAGIGRVTGDGGCEGRPLVECAGDRQTQEPAGVEEKASEMSSTVPKSSNIFWHDCAVGKADRQKLLKQKGCVVWITGLSGSGKSTLACTLGRELHTRGKLAYVLDGDNLRHGLNKDLGFKAEDRVENIRRVGEVAKLFADAGLVCIASLISPYRRDREACRALLSDGSFVEVFLNMSLELCEARDPKGLYKLARAGKIKGFTGIDDPYEAPLNCEIEIKEVDGVCPTPSDMAGQVVTYLEEKGFLHE; encoded by the exons ATGGACGCCCCACGAGCGGCACGCCTCGCGGTCGCGGCGCGCCCACCCAGCCCGCGTGCCCCGGCCCGCTTCCCGttcgcctcctccaccgcaccgcggcgcgcggggtggtggtggtgccttCGCGATCCCCGTGCCGATTCCAGCGGAGGTGGGAGCACCTTTCCCTCCCCTGGCCGCTGCACGCGCCTCGCGCTCGCGCACCGGAACCGGAAGAGCCCCGCCGCGAATCTAGGGTTGCCTCCGCCCCGTCCCCCGAGATCCCCAGCCGCCGGGATTGGGAGGGTAACAGGCGACGGAGGCTGCGAGGGACGCCCCCTCGTCGAATGCGCCGGTGACCGGCAGACTCAGGAGCCCGCAGGAG TTGAGGAGAAAGCTTCAGAAATGTCATCCACTGTGCCAAAGTCATCAAATATCTTCTGGCATGATTGCGCCGTTGGCAAGGCTGATCGTCAGAAGCTACTCAAGCAGAAAGGTTGTGTTGTCTGGATTACAGGCCTTAGTGGTTCAG GTAAAAGTACCTTGGCATGTACATTAGGCCGAGAGCTCCATACAAGAGGGAAGCTTGCATATGTTCTCGATGGTGATAACTTAAGACATGGACTAAACAAGGATCTTGGCTTTAAAGCTGAAGATCGTGTTGAAAATATAAGAAGAGTTG GTGAGGTAGCAAAGTTATTTGCAGATGCGGGCCTCGTATGTATTGCAAGTTTGATATCTCCATATAGGAGAGATCGTGAAGCTTGCCGTGCATTATTGTCTGATGGTAGCTTTGTTGAA GTTTTCTTGAATATGTCCTTGGAATTGTGTGAAGCAAGGGATCCGAAGGGTCTTTATAAGCTTGCTCGTGCAGGAAAAATAAAGG GATTTACTGGAATCGATGACCCCTATGAAGCACCACTAAATTGTGAG ATTGAGATCAAGGAAGTGGACGGTGTATGCCCCACACCTTCTGACATGGCGGGACAGGTGGTTACTTACCTTGAGGAGAAAGGCTTCCTGCACGAGTAG
- the LOC112879349 gene encoding adenylyl-sulfate kinase 3 isoform X3, translated as MSSTVPKSSNIFWHDCAVGKADRQKLLKQKGCVVWITGLSGSGKSTLACTLGRELHTRGKLAYVLDGDNLRHGLNKDLGFKAEDRVENIRRVGEVAKLFADAGLVCIASLISPYRRDREACRALLSDGSFVEVFLNMSLELCEARDPKGLYKLARAGKIKGFTGIDDPYEAPLNCEIEIKEVDGVCPTPSDMAGQVVTYLEEKGFLHE; from the exons ATGTCATCCACTGTGCCAAAGTCATCAAATATCTTCTGGCATGATTGCGCCGTTGGCAAGGCTGATCGTCAGAAGCTACTCAAGCAGAAAGGTTGTGTTGTCTGGATTACAGGCCTTAGTGGTTCAG GTAAAAGTACCTTGGCATGTACATTAGGCCGAGAGCTCCATACAAGAGGGAAGCTTGCATATGTTCTCGATGGTGATAACTTAAGACATGGACTAAACAAGGATCTTGGCTTTAAAGCTGAAGATCGTGTTGAAAATATAAGAAGAGTTG GTGAGGTAGCAAAGTTATTTGCAGATGCGGGCCTCGTATGTATTGCAAGTTTGATATCTCCATATAGGAGAGATCGTGAAGCTTGCCGTGCATTATTGTCTGATGGTAGCTTTGTTGAA GTTTTCTTGAATATGTCCTTGGAATTGTGTGAAGCAAGGGATCCGAAGGGTCTTTATAAGCTTGCTCGTGCAGGAAAAATAAAGG GATTTACTGGAATCGATGACCCCTATGAAGCACCACTAAATTGTGAG ATTGAGATCAAGGAAGTGGACGGTGTATGCCCCACACCTTCTGACATGGCGGGACAGGTGGTTACTTACCTTGAGGAGAAAGGCTTCCTGCACGAGTAG
- the LOC112881454 gene encoding uncharacterized protein LOC112881454, with protein sequence MVFSAAFLAAAARAPAELCQRPPRPGRRRLRADEVLRALFLPPARELGRLGDFLFAFFCLPLPEYYVPGSGRGGGWVARAPALYTYRRSLSVASSSSSSFSSSSMSSSEED encoded by the coding sequence atGGTGTTCAGCGCCGcgttcctggcggcggcggcgcgcgcgccggcggaGCTGTGCCAgcgcccgccgcgcccggggcggcggcggctgcgcgcgGACGAGGTCCTGCGCGCGCTCTTCCTGCCGCCTGCGCGGGAGCTCGGGCGCCTGGGGGACTTCctcttcgccttcttctgcctGCCGCTGCCGGAGTACTACGTGCCCGGgtccggccgcggcggcgggtgggTGGCGCGGGCGCCGGCTCTGTACACCTACCGGAGGTCGCTCTCGGTcgcctcctcgtcctcgtcgtccTTCTCGTCGTCGTCCATGTCCTCGTCGGAGGAGGATTGA